A stretch of Gymnodinialimonas phycosphaerae DNA encodes these proteins:
- a CDS encoding IclR family transcriptional regulator, producing the protein MDGDRPRDTIPTNLRLLMVLEEVARAGVPVTPTEVNAALELPKPTIHRLFATLEEEGFLQRDMDGRTYSPGPRMRVLAASTLSSLRIRTARQAILRRLSREIGETCNIALPDRDCMLYLERVETEWPLRIQLPQGTRVPFHATASGKMYLSTLAPNHLQRYLNAASLTGHTENTITDRAALMTELEEISRNGYALDREEFMPDMIALAVPILESNDRLMATLSFHAPTQRFDVARAITYLDALREASQELSLLVAVDAES; encoded by the coding sequence ATGGACGGAGACCGTCCTCGCGACACGATACCGACCAACCTCCGGCTCCTGATGGTGCTGGAGGAAGTCGCGCGCGCGGGCGTTCCTGTGACCCCGACCGAGGTCAACGCCGCATTGGAGTTGCCCAAACCCACCATTCACCGTCTGTTCGCGACGCTGGAGGAAGAGGGGTTCTTGCAGCGGGACATGGATGGGCGCACGTATTCGCCCGGCCCCCGGATGCGGGTTCTTGCGGCTTCCACCTTGTCGTCCCTGCGCATCCGAACTGCGCGCCAGGCGATCCTGCGGCGCCTGAGCCGAGAGATCGGCGAGACCTGCAACATCGCTCTGCCGGACCGCGATTGCATGTTGTACCTGGAGCGGGTGGAAACCGAATGGCCCCTGCGCATCCAACTGCCGCAGGGCACACGGGTGCCGTTCCATGCCACGGCCTCGGGGAAGATGTACCTCAGCACACTGGCGCCCAACCATTTGCAACGCTATCTCAACGCGGCTTCGCTGACGGGGCACACCGAAAACACGATCACCGACCGTGCCGCGCTTATGACCGAGCTGGAAGAGATCAGCCGCAACGGCTATGCGCTGGACCGGGAAGAGTTCATGCCTGATATGATCGCCCTTGCCGTGCCCATATTGGAATCCAACGACCGCCTCATGGCCACGCTGTCATTCCACGCGCCCACACAGCGCTTCGACGTGGCGCGGGCGATTACCTACCTCGACGCCTTGCGCGAGGCCTCGCAAGAACTGTCCCTCTTGGTTGCTGTCGATGCGGAAAGCTGA
- a CDS encoding TRAP transporter substrate-binding protein — MNASKALAQISRRDLMKLTGTYGVSSVVMGAATLTGAVTLPSLARAVESTYDRRYGTEAQHTLTLGAAGFNQRNLLIERAGVLEFARDLEERTDGAIRIEFIGDNQICGQLNCLEKAQLGVVDFYAASTQNSAGSAPYLNVLDYAYMFRSRADQYHFLYSPESQRLLRDPLEARHGVKFLFSHAELRGLQMGSSFQERETVTQLEELFGTRNRVTGTQLGRIAMNLMNLNPTPIAWEETLDGLRQGLVDGAETWASAVAYANMSPVVSQSVDLKFFCGTEHTGMNAALFDSMSGELQDAIMESAYLTQVHVQAANEAALVNTVGFTDPPMPGTIFAENDVRVARLGEDQIQIAREMCSPEYNPEPWAEWRERLNNWSGGADTYQEIFDVARQIPEDTLAENVEPRRWWRG, encoded by the coding sequence ATGAACGCATCGAAAGCCCTGGCTCAGATTTCACGTCGTGATCTGATGAAGCTGACGGGCACCTATGGTGTCTCATCCGTCGTGATGGGCGCAGCCACATTGACCGGCGCGGTGACGCTTCCATCGCTGGCACGCGCCGTCGAATCCACCTACGACCGCCGCTACGGCACCGAGGCGCAGCACACGCTGACGCTGGGGGCGGCTGGCTTCAACCAGCGCAACCTGCTGATCGAGCGCGCAGGCGTGCTTGAGTTCGCCCGCGATCTGGAAGAGCGCACCGATGGCGCGATCCGTATCGAATTCATCGGTGACAACCAGATTTGTGGCCAGTTGAACTGTCTTGAGAAGGCACAGTTGGGTGTGGTCGACTTCTATGCGGCTTCTACCCAGAACTCGGCGGGCTCTGCTCCGTATCTCAATGTGCTCGATTACGCCTACATGTTCCGTTCGCGGGCAGATCAGTATCACTTCCTTTACAGCCCCGAGTCCCAGCGTCTTCTGCGTGATCCGCTGGAAGCCCGTCATGGCGTGAAGTTCCTGTTCAGCCACGCGGAACTGCGCGGCCTGCAAATGGGTTCCTCGTTCCAAGAGCGTGAGACGGTGACGCAACTGGAAGAGCTGTTCGGCACGCGAAACCGCGTGACGGGGACGCAGCTTGGCCGCATCGCCATGAACCTGATGAACCTCAACCCGACGCCCATCGCGTGGGAAGAGACGTTGGACGGCTTGCGCCAAGGTCTTGTGGATGGGGCAGAGACATGGGCCTCGGCCGTGGCTTACGCCAACATGAGCCCGGTGGTCAGCCAGTCCGTCGACCTGAAGTTCTTCTGCGGCACCGAGCACACCGGCATGAATGCGGCGCTGTTCGACAGCATGTCCGGCGAGTTGCAGGACGCGATCATGGAATCCGCGTATCTCACGCAGGTTCACGTACAAGCGGCGAACGAAGCGGCACTGGTCAACACCGTGGGCTTCACCGATCCGCCGATGCCCGGCACGATCTTCGCCGAGAACGATGTGCGGGTGGCCCGTTTGGGCGAAGACCAGATCCAGATTGCGCGTGAAATGTGCTCGCCCGAGTACAACCCCGAGCCCTGGGCCGAGTGGCGTGAGCGTCTCAACAACTGGTCTGGCGGTGCGGACACGTATCAGGAGATCTTCGACGTTGCCCGTCAGATCCCAGAGGATACGCTGGCCGAGAATGTCGAGCCCCGTCGTTGGTGGCGCGGCTGA
- a CDS encoding TRAP transporter small permease — MGEIFANMGEIIAAFADGDSWMIREALAGPGAWALGLILMLLGGYLIMLIYRFVPFIERHLESYVMVISYLTIGGIIFFGVIQRFVPGMLGMDFSNTPQWLRPWPWTTSLPPFLFLVMTWVGCSYNVKLRTHLSFNEFRTNMPRTPQMALLTLDAILWIGFSWVVVVTGSKVVANAASNFQIVPATDGLMQWWFILAVPLSFVFLVARVMENWAEDFRRYRTGEQIIEQAVIGGDT; from the coding sequence ATGGGAGAGATCTTCGCCAATATGGGTGAGATCATTGCAGCGTTCGCGGATGGGGACAGCTGGATGATCAGAGAGGCCTTGGCAGGCCCCGGCGCATGGGCGCTGGGCCTGATCCTGATGCTGCTGGGTGGGTATCTGATCATGTTGATCTACCGCTTCGTCCCCTTCATCGAGCGCCATCTGGAATCCTACGTGATGGTCATTTCCTACCTGACGATCGGCGGCATCATCTTCTTTGGGGTGATCCAGCGGTTCGTGCCGGGCATGCTGGGCATGGACTTCTCGAACACGCCGCAATGGTTGCGGCCCTGGCCTTGGACCACGTCCTTGCCGCCCTTCCTGTTCCTCGTGATGACCTGGGTCGGTTGCAGCTACAACGTGAAGCTGCGCACCCACCTGTCGTTCAACGAATTCCGCACCAACATGCCGCGCACGCCGCAAATGGCGCTTCTGACGTTGGATGCGATCTTGTGGATCGGTTTTTCCTGGGTTGTCGTCGTGACCGGCAGCAAGGTGGTGGCCAATGCGGCCTCTAACTTCCAGATCGTGCCCGCCACGGATGGGCTGATGCAGTGGTGGTTCATCCTTGCCGTGCCGCTGTCGTTCGTCTTCCTGGTGGCCCGCGTCATGGAGAACTGGGCCGAAGATTTCCGCAGATACCGAACCGGCGAGCAAATCATCGAACAAGCTGTGATCGGAGGTGACACATGA
- a CDS encoding GMC family oxidoreductase, producing MTEVSADYVIVGAGSAGCVLANRLSADSKNSVILLEAGGRDWNPWIHIPVGYFKTIHNPSVDWCYKTEPDPGLNGRSIEWPRGKVLGGSSSLNGLLYVRGQAQDYDRWRQMGNAGWGWDDVLPLFKRAEHNERGADEYHGDQGPLSVSNMRIQRPITDAWVAAAQAAGYPFNPDYNGATQEGVGYFQLTSRNGRRCSTAVAYLNPARARANLTIITHAQVDRVMLEGTRATGVSYTDRAGQQISVKAGREVILCGGAINSPQLLMTSGIGEAAQLAEHGIEVVQDLHGVGKNMQDHLQARLVYKCNEPTLNDEVSSLIGQARIGLKYLMFRAGPMTMAASLATGFMRTRDDLETPDIQFHVQPLSAENPGKGADKFSAFTMSVCQLRPESRGEIRLASADPREYPKIIPNYLSTETDCRTVVAGVNIARTIARHAPLTSKISEEFRPNPSLDINDYEATLDWARSNTASIYHPTGTCKMGQGSDAVVDARLRVHGISGLRVADCSIMPEIVSGNTNAPAIMIGEKASDLILEDHAQTA from the coding sequence ATGACCGAAGTATCAGCAGATTACGTGATTGTCGGGGCTGGCTCGGCGGGCTGCGTTTTGGCAAATCGGCTATCCGCCGATTCGAAAAACTCGGTCATCTTGCTGGAGGCTGGCGGGCGCGACTGGAACCCGTGGATCCATATCCCGGTAGGCTACTTCAAAACCATCCATAATCCATCGGTTGATTGGTGCTACAAGACCGAGCCTGATCCGGGCCTGAACGGCCGCTCGATCGAGTGGCCACGCGGCAAGGTCCTGGGGGGGTCCTCCTCCCTGAACGGACTGCTCTACGTGCGCGGCCAAGCGCAGGATTACGACCGCTGGCGGCAGATGGGGAACGCAGGATGGGGTTGGGACGACGTGCTGCCCCTGTTCAAGCGGGCCGAACATAACGAGAGGGGCGCCGATGAATATCACGGCGACCAAGGGCCCTTGTCGGTGTCGAACATGCGCATCCAGCGCCCGATCACCGACGCTTGGGTCGCCGCCGCGCAGGCGGCGGGCTACCCCTTCAATCCCGATTACAACGGGGCCACGCAAGAGGGTGTAGGCTACTTCCAACTGACGTCGCGCAACGGACGGCGGTGCAGCACGGCGGTGGCCTATCTGAATCCGGCGCGCGCGCGCGCCAATCTGACGATCATCACCCACGCGCAGGTGGACCGCGTCATGCTGGAAGGCACCCGCGCGACAGGCGTTTCCTACACCGACCGCGCGGGCCAACAGATCAGTGTGAAAGCGGGGCGCGAGGTGATCCTTTGCGGCGGGGCGATCAACTCTCCACAACTGCTGATGACCTCGGGGATCGGAGAGGCTGCACAGTTGGCCGAGCATGGCATTGAGGTGGTCCAGGACCTGCACGGCGTGGGCAAGAACATGCAAGACCACCTGCAAGCGCGACTGGTTTACAAATGCAATGAACCGACCCTGAATGATGAGGTCTCCAGCCTCATCGGTCAGGCGCGTATCGGTTTGAAATACCTGATGTTTCGGGCCGGGCCGATGACAATGGCCGCCAGCCTTGCGACCGGGTTCATGCGCACCCGCGATGATCTGGAAACGCCCGATATCCAGTTCCACGTCCAACCCCTCTCGGCGGAGAACCCGGGCAAAGGGGCCGATAAGTTCAGCGCTTTCACCATGTCCGTCTGCCAGCTACGCCCCGAAAGCCGGGGCGAGATCCGGTTGGCCAGTGCTGATCCGCGCGAATACCCCAAGATCATCCCCAATTACCTGTCGACCGAGACCGATTGCCGAACGGTCGTGGCAGGTGTCAACATCGCGCGCACCATCGCGCGCCATGCGCCGTTGACGTCGAAAATCAGTGAAGAATTCCGCCCTAACCCAAGCCTCGACATCAACGATTATGAGGCAACGCTGGACTGGGCGCGCAGCAACACGGCTTCCATCTACCACCCCACCGGCACCTGCAAGATGGGCCAGGGCAGCGACGCCGTGGTGGACGCGCGGCTACGGGTCCACGGGATCAGCGGGCTGAGGGTGGCCGATTGCTCCATCATGCCGGAAATCGTCTCGGGCAACACCAACGCGCCTGCGATCATGATCGGCGAAAAAGCCTCGGACCTGATCCTGGAAGACCACGCGCAAACCGCGTAA
- a CDS encoding TRAP transporter large permease, with amino-acid sequence MTDGTIITLLSLGVTGLFMLGVPVFLVIGYWVIGMSFVLGLPIDNIAAALSRVFTDGFALLAMPLFILTGDLINRSGIARRLTDYAYACLGWIRGGLAMAALGACGLFAAISGSNSATTATIGSMLHPEMVKGGYDERFSAATAAAGGTVGIIIPPSIIFIVYGFLMNLPIGDLFIAGIIPGALMVLAMMFACFIVCFRNKWGILTNLSIVRVFKTGVGAWLGFFAIGLVLWGIYTGKFSPTEAAGVTVGFCVIVGFLCLAITKIVDRTHPGFAAREERPVDDRSLGGMLVVNGFGPLELPSITMRSAQITGILAPLIAVSVVMQQILSVLGAQEFLTAFVTSMGGYYAVLFTAMIIVFISGMVLESLPVTIILAPILAPIAHDIGVEPVQFAVIFLVGASIGFITPPYGLNLYVASGVTGVPYFRLLRYTWPYLIALISIWIIVALVPSLSTALLPDL; translated from the coding sequence ATGACCGACGGAACAATCATTACCCTGTTGTCGCTGGGCGTCACGGGGCTGTTCATGCTGGGCGTTCCGGTCTTTCTGGTGATCGGCTACTGGGTCATCGGCATGTCTTTCGTCCTGGGTTTGCCCATCGACAATATCGCCGCGGCCCTCAGCCGTGTGTTCACCGACGGCTTCGCCCTTCTGGCCATGCCGCTGTTCATCCTGACCGGCGACCTTATCAACCGCTCCGGCATTGCCCGAAGATTGACCGACTACGCCTACGCCTGCCTTGGATGGATCCGGGGCGGTCTGGCGATGGCAGCGCTTGGGGCCTGCGGTCTGTTTGCGGCCATCTCCGGCTCCAACTCGGCCACCACGGCCACCATCGGCTCCATGTTGCACCCGGAAATGGTGAAAGGCGGCTATGATGAACGGTTCAGCGCGGCCACCGCGGCGGCGGGCGGCACGGTGGGCATCATCATCCCGCCGTCGATCATCTTCATCGTCTACGGCTTCTTGATGAACCTGCCGATTGGCGACCTGTTCATTGCGGGCATCATCCCCGGTGCGCTGATGGTTCTGGCGATGATGTTTGCCTGCTTCATTGTCTGCTTCCGCAACAAGTGGGGCATCCTGACCAACCTGTCCATCGTGCGGGTGTTCAAGACCGGCGTTGGCGCATGGCTTGGGTTCTTCGCCATCGGCCTTGTGCTTTGGGGCATCTACACGGGCAAATTCTCCCCCACGGAAGCGGCGGGCGTGACGGTGGGCTTCTGTGTGATCGTGGGCTTTCTTTGCCTTGCCATCACCAAGATCGTCGACCGCACCCACCCCGGCTTCGCCGCGCGGGAAGAACGCCCGGTGGATGACCGCAGCTTGGGCGGAATGTTGGTCGTGAACGGCTTCGGCCCGTTGGAGTTGCCATCAATCACCATGCGGTCGGCCCAGATCACCGGCATCCTTGCGCCGCTGATCGCCGTGTCGGTCGTGATGCAACAGATCCTCTCGGTTCTGGGCGCGCAGGAGTTTCTGACGGCCTTCGTGACCTCGATGGGTGGCTACTACGCCGTGTTGTTCACCGCGATGATCATCGTCTTCATCTCGGGCATGGTTCTGGAATCGCTGCCAGTGACGATCATCCTGGCGCCGATCCTGGCCCCCATCGCCCATGATATCGGGGTCGAGCCGGTGCAATTTGCGGTCATATTCCTGGTGGGGGCCTCCATCGGGTTCATCACGCCGCCCTACGGTCTTAACCTCTATGTCGCATCCGGTGTGACAGGGGTGCCGTATTTCAGGTTGTTACGCTATACGTGGCCCTACCTGATTGCGTTGATCTCGATTTGGATCATCGTGGCGCTGGTGCCGTCGCTCTCGACGGCTTTGTTGCCTGATCTTTAA